From Streptomyces sp. Edi4, one genomic window encodes:
- a CDS encoding CGNR zinc finger domain-containing protein — protein sequence MRDACYSPVVVQTAVDLANTLRPVKGEDTLETVDQLRDFLDDHPAAESPSSAANQGAGPRQLTRADLAEVRAVRETVRQVLERAAADAVEAAALINEGLRRSRATPVLRHEDDRWWTEVTSDTDRCSARLAATTLSALASVIATLGPARLGVCAGTACRATFVDLSRNGSKQYCTRTCAHRAGVAAYRSRRSQR from the coding sequence ATGCGGGACGCGTGTTACAGCCCAGTGGTCGTCCAGACGGCCGTCGACCTGGCCAACACCTTGAGGCCGGTCAAGGGAGAGGACACGCTCGAGACCGTGGACCAGCTCCGGGACTTCCTTGACGACCATCCCGCGGCTGAGTCTCCGAGTTCGGCCGCGAACCAAGGGGCCGGCCCGCGGCAGCTCACCCGCGCCGACCTGGCGGAAGTGCGCGCGGTGCGCGAGACGGTGCGGCAGGTGCTCGAACGGGCGGCCGCGGACGCGGTCGAAGCCGCGGCCCTGATCAACGAGGGTCTTCGTCGCAGCCGCGCCACTCCCGTACTGCGTCATGAGGACGACCGCTGGTGGACCGAGGTGACCTCCGACACCGACCGCTGCTCGGCGCGCCTCGCCGCGACTACGCTCAGCGCGCTGGCTTCCGTGATCGCCACGCTCGGTCCCGCTCGTCTCGGCGTATGTGCCGGGACGGCCTGCCGGGCCACTTTCGTGGACCTCTCGCGCAACGGCTCGAAGCAGTACTGCACCCGAACCTGCGCACACCGCGCCGGCGTCGCGGCCTACCGGAGCCGACGCAGCCAACGTTGA
- a CDS encoding epoxide hydrolase family protein: protein MSAEPFEVSVTEAEIVDLRDRLRRTRWPEREPVDDWSQGLPLAYAQELCRSWAEDYDFGFAARLNVFPQFRDTIDGLGIHFLHVRSPEPDAFPLVLTHGWPGSVLEFLEVLGPLTDPRAHGGDPADAFHVVAPSLPGYGWSDKPSTTGWGVTRTARAWDTLMVSLGYERYGAQGGDWGSAVSGALGEVAPGRVVGVHLNLGSVAAGAFDDPTPAELANLEAEKEMRRTGRGYSAIQATRPQTLGYGLTDSPAGQAAWIAEKFWAWTDNDGHPEDALSRQTILDEISVYWFTASATSSARLYWESFAHFRDKVSAPSGLSIYPRDITRPSRREAELRFTDLSWFEELPHGGHFAALERPESLVQQVRGFFRLFR from the coding sequence GTGTCGGCCGAGCCGTTCGAGGTCAGTGTCACCGAAGCCGAGATCGTGGATCTGCGGGACAGATTGCGACGGACACGGTGGCCCGAGCGTGAGCCGGTGGACGACTGGTCGCAGGGTCTGCCGTTGGCGTACGCGCAAGAGCTCTGCCGCAGCTGGGCCGAGGATTACGACTTCGGGTTCGCCGCGCGGCTGAACGTGTTCCCGCAGTTCCGCGACACGATCGACGGGCTGGGGATCCATTTCCTGCATGTCCGCTCGCCGGAGCCAGACGCGTTCCCGCTTGTGCTCACGCATGGATGGCCGGGTTCGGTGCTCGAGTTCTTGGAGGTCCTTGGTCCGCTGACCGACCCGAGGGCGCACGGCGGTGACCCGGCGGACGCGTTCCACGTGGTCGCCCCGTCGTTGCCGGGTTATGGCTGGAGCGACAAGCCGTCGACGACCGGGTGGGGCGTCACGCGCACCGCGCGCGCCTGGGACACGCTGATGGTCTCGCTGGGTTACGAACGGTACGGCGCGCAGGGCGGTGACTGGGGTTCGGCGGTCTCCGGGGCGCTGGGCGAGGTGGCGCCCGGGCGGGTCGTCGGCGTGCACCTGAACCTGGGATCCGTGGCGGCGGGCGCGTTCGACGACCCGACGCCCGCGGAACTGGCCAATCTCGAGGCCGAGAAGGAGATGCGGCGCACCGGCCGGGGGTACTCGGCGATCCAGGCGACCCGGCCGCAGACGCTCGGTTACGGCCTCACCGACTCCCCGGCGGGACAGGCCGCCTGGATCGCCGAGAAGTTCTGGGCGTGGACGGACAACGACGGCCATCCCGAGGACGCGTTGTCGCGGCAGACGATCCTCGACGAGATCTCGGTCTACTGGTTCACCGCGTCGGCCACGTCGTCGGCGCGCCTGTACTGGGAGAGCTTCGCCCACTTTCGCGACAAGGTGAGCGCGCCATCGGGGCTGTCAATCTACCCGCGCGACATAACCCGCCCGTCGCGGCGGGAAGCCGAACTGCGCTTCACCGACCTGAGCTGGTTCGAGGAACTGCCCCATGGTGGCCACTTCGCCGCGCTGGAGCGGCCGGAGTCACTGGTCCAGCAGGTGCGCGGGTTCTTCCGCCTGTTCCGCTGA
- a CDS encoding alpha/beta hydrolase: MSPYAAPARATDLSGLPPAFIDVGSAETLRDEAVAYADRIWRAGGSAELHVWSGGYHTFDLVVPDAVISRAAWQARRSWLERVLAAG; encoded by the coding sequence GTGTCACCGTACGCCGCGCCTGCCCGCGCCACGGATCTGTCCGGACTGCCGCCGGCGTTCATCGACGTCGGCTCCGCGGAGACTCTGCGCGACGAGGCCGTCGCCTACGCCGACCGGATCTGGCGGGCCGGCGGCTCCGCCGAGTTGCACGTGTGGTCCGGCGGCTATCACACCTTCGACCTGGTGGTCCCGGACGCGGTGATCAGCCGGGCGGCGTGGCAGGCCCGTCGCTCCTGGCTGGAGCGGGTGCTGGCCGCGGGCTGA